Genomic segment of Pararhodobacter zhoushanensis:
GATAGCGGCTTGAACGATGCATTCAGCGCACCGCAGTAGATCGCAGTTTTCAGGCACGTAAGCTCATTCGACAGCGCCTCGGACTTCCCGACCATCGCCGTCGCCTTGTTGAACACGATCGCAGCCTGATCACCATCAGCCGCAATCGAGTAGACCTCGCCGCCTTCCTCGCCATCGCCGAGCAGCATGAGCAGCGCTATGCCCGCAGCGAGCTCTGTCTTGCCGTTCTTGCGCGGCACCCAGATATAGCAGCGACGATAGCGGCGCGTCCCGTCTGGCCGCTTCCAGCCGAACAGAGGGCGCACGATGTCGTCAGCCTGCCAGTCCTCAAGAACAAATGGCCGCCCCGCCCATTCGCCAGAAGTCAGGCGAAGGTAGCGGGGGAAGAAATCAACTGCTGCGTCAGCTGCTTTCTCATCGAACCAATATGATCCCGACACCCAAAGGCCGCGCGTCCGGTCATACTGCGCTCCCGAGCCAACGCCTTTTGGCCGTTTCGGTAGCGTCATCTCAATTCAGTAGCCCGATCGGTGATGACTTTTCTGACTGACCTTCGGCCGCACTGCGCGGCGAGCTCGGGTTGAACAGATCCGGCGACGCGGCTGCCTGCGCCCGCGCGGCAAAGAGCCTTTGACGCGCGGCTGGATTCAGAGCGAAGTCAGCTTCCATCGAGATCAACGAACGATTCAGCCGATCGGCTTGCATGAATGCCGGGTGACCGCGCGTGTACTTTCCATGCGGGCTTTCACTTTCGTAGGTCGTTCCTTCGTTGTCGAGCACGCGCTGCAGCTGGACCCAGCGCCCGAAGTCCTGGCAGTAACGGCCAAAGGTGTGCGCATCGATCGACTGCAGGATCTTCATCGCAGCGAGGCGCGGGGCGATCTCAGACCAGATCACGCGACCTTCGGGGTTCACCCAATCCGGGGGCTGAATCTCCCCGGTTGCCCCGTCGATCGCAGCAACTGCTGCAGCTGCTTCGGCCTCGATAGGCTCTGATTTATTCGGTCTGCGCCCGGAATTCCCTTTGGCCTTCTTGAC
This window contains:
- a CDS encoding phage terminase small subunit P27 family — protein: MAGGRRGPAPEPAAVKKAKGNSGRRPNKSEPIEAEAAAAVAAIDGATGEIQPPDWVNPEGRVIWSEIAPRLAAMKILQSIDAHTFGRYCQDFGRWVQLQRVLDNEGTTYESESPHGKYTRGHPAFMQADRLNRSLISMEADFALNPAARQRLFAARAQAAASPDLFNPSSPRSAAEGQSEKSSPIGLLN